A window from Dromaius novaehollandiae isolate bDroNov1 chromosome 1, bDroNov1.hap1, whole genome shotgun sequence encodes these proteins:
- the LOC112993631 gene encoding amine oxidase [flavin-containing] A-like isoform X1, which produces MCSHWNISEDPWRLNLTLWVGSCGFGRDAVVIQTFLSTSQSCSSPGLSAAKLLSESGLNVVVLEARNRVGGRTFTIRNKQVNYVDVGGSYVGPTQNRILRLAKELGIETYKVNVAGHAIHYRNGRSHRFVGISPPTWNPLVYLDYNNFWRTMDKLGKEIPLEAPWNAPHAEEWDKMTMEQLINNTCWTKAAKEYATLFVNVNVTSEPHEVSALWFLWYVRQCGGTARIFSVTNGGQERKFIGGSGQITEKIMERLKGRVKLESPVVHIDQTGDNVIVETLNHEIYECKYVISAIPPILTTKIHYKPELPPKRNQLIQRLPMGSVIKCMVYYREAFWERKGCCGALFIEDEESPITITIDDTKPDGSFPAIMGFILTRKAVRLAYLSKEERKKKICEAYAKAMGMEEALHPVHYEEKNWSMEEYSGGCYTAYFPPGIMYTYGRIIRQPIDRIYFAGTETATQWSGYMEGAVQAGERAAREILCKMGRISENEIWMPEPESKDVPARPFTTSFWERNLPSASGLLCLVGSTAFFTSVAAAGLFAYKKGLLIRN; this is translated from the exons GTTTGTCAGCAGCCAAATTGCTGTCTGAATCTGGGCTTAACGTGGTGGTTCTTGAGGCCCGGAACAGAGTTGGAGGAAGGACATTCACTATTAGG AACAAACAAGTTAATTATGTCGATGTCGGTGGATCGTATGTAGGACCTACCCAAAACCGGATTCTTCGACTAGCAAAAGAGCTGGGCATTGAGACCTACAAAGTGAATGTAGCAGGCCATGCCATCCATTATAGGAAT GGAAGGTCACACCGTTTCGTGGGTATTTCTCCTCCAACATGGAATCCTTTAGTTTATCTGGATTACAATAACTTCTGGAGAACCATGGATAAATTGGGAAAAGAG ATTCCTCTTGAAGCACCATGGAATGCTCCACATGCTGAAGAATGGGACAAAATGACCATGGAGCAGCTGATAAATAACACTTGCTGGACCAA AGCTGCTAAAGAATATGCCACCCTTTTTGTGAATGTCAATGTCACATCTGAGCCTCATGAAGTCTCTGCTCTCTGGTTCCTGTGGTATGTGAGGCAATGTGGGGGCACAGCCAGGATATTCTCTGTGACCAATGGGGGCCAG gaGAGGAAGTTTATTGGGGGTTCTGGTCAGATAACTGAGAAGATAATGGAACGTCTCAAAGGCAGAGTTAAACTGGAGAGTCCTGTGGTCCATATTGATCAGACAGGTGATAATGTCATTGTGGAGACTCTAAACCATGAGATATATGAG TGCAAGTATGTGATCAGTGCTATCCCCCCTATCCTGACAACGAAGATTCATTACAAACCAGAACTGCCACCAAAGAGAAACCAGTTAATTCAGCGTCTGCCTATGGGGTCTGTGATAAAATGCATGGTGTACTACAGGGAAGCCTTCTGGGAGAGGAAGG GTTGTTGTGGTGCCCTTTTCATTGAGGATGAAGAATCTCCAATTACAATAACCATAGATGACACCAAACCTGATGGATCTTTCCCTGCCATTATGGG tttcatTCTTACCAGAAAGGCTGTTAGACTGGCATATCTCAGTAAGGAAGAGAG gaagaagaaaatctgtgagGCATACGCCAAGGCAATGGGGATGGAAGAGGCTTTACAT CCCGTGCATTATGAAGAAAAGAACTGGAGCATGGAAGAATATTCAGGGGGTTGTTACACAGCCTACTTCCCACCAGGCATAATGTATACTTATGGAAG GATCATTCGCCAGCCCATTGACAGGATCTACTTTGCTGGCACAGAGACAGCCACCCAGTGGAGTGGATACATGGAGGGGGCCGTACAGGCAGGAGAGAGAGCAGCTAGAGAG atattATGCAAGATGGGGAGGATTTCAGAGAATGAAATTTGGATGCCTGAGCCAGAGTCAAAG GATGTCCCAGCCCGACCGTTTACTACTAGCTTTTGGGAAAGAAACTTGCCATCTGCATCGGGACTGCTGTGTCTGGTTGGATCTACTGCTTTTTTcacctctgtggctgctgcagggctgtttGCCTATAAAAAGGGACTATTAATTCGGAACTAG
- the LOC112993631 gene encoding amine oxidase [flavin-containing] A-like isoform X2 encodes MAERYDVVVVGGGISGLSAAKLLSESGLNVVVLEARNRVGGRTFTIRNKQVNYVDVGGSYVGPTQNRILRLAKELGIETYKVNVAGHAIHYRNGRSHRFVGISPPTWNPLVYLDYNNFWRTMDKLGKEIPLEAPWNAPHAEEWDKMTMEQLINNTCWTKAAKEYATLFVNVNVTSEPHEVSALWFLWYVRQCGGTARIFSVTNGGQERKFIGGSGQITEKIMERLKGRVKLESPVVHIDQTGDNVIVETLNHEIYECKYVISAIPPILTTKIHYKPELPPKRNQLIQRLPMGSVIKCMVYYREAFWERKGCCGALFIEDEESPITITIDDTKPDGSFPAIMGFILTRKAVRLAYLSKEERKKKICEAYAKAMGMEEALHPVHYEEKNWSMEEYSGGCYTAYFPPGIMYTYGRIIRQPIDRIYFAGTETATQWSGYMEGAVQAGERAAREILCKMGRISENEIWMPEPESKDVPARPFTTSFWERNLPSASGLLCLVGSTAFFTSVAAAGLFAYKKGLLIRN; translated from the exons GTTTGTCAGCAGCCAAATTGCTGTCTGAATCTGGGCTTAACGTGGTGGTTCTTGAGGCCCGGAACAGAGTTGGAGGAAGGACATTCACTATTAGG AACAAACAAGTTAATTATGTCGATGTCGGTGGATCGTATGTAGGACCTACCCAAAACCGGATTCTTCGACTAGCAAAAGAGCTGGGCATTGAGACCTACAAAGTGAATGTAGCAGGCCATGCCATCCATTATAGGAAT GGAAGGTCACACCGTTTCGTGGGTATTTCTCCTCCAACATGGAATCCTTTAGTTTATCTGGATTACAATAACTTCTGGAGAACCATGGATAAATTGGGAAAAGAG ATTCCTCTTGAAGCACCATGGAATGCTCCACATGCTGAAGAATGGGACAAAATGACCATGGAGCAGCTGATAAATAACACTTGCTGGACCAA AGCTGCTAAAGAATATGCCACCCTTTTTGTGAATGTCAATGTCACATCTGAGCCTCATGAAGTCTCTGCTCTCTGGTTCCTGTGGTATGTGAGGCAATGTGGGGGCACAGCCAGGATATTCTCTGTGACCAATGGGGGCCAG gaGAGGAAGTTTATTGGGGGTTCTGGTCAGATAACTGAGAAGATAATGGAACGTCTCAAAGGCAGAGTTAAACTGGAGAGTCCTGTGGTCCATATTGATCAGACAGGTGATAATGTCATTGTGGAGACTCTAAACCATGAGATATATGAG TGCAAGTATGTGATCAGTGCTATCCCCCCTATCCTGACAACGAAGATTCATTACAAACCAGAACTGCCACCAAAGAGAAACCAGTTAATTCAGCGTCTGCCTATGGGGTCTGTGATAAAATGCATGGTGTACTACAGGGAAGCCTTCTGGGAGAGGAAGG GTTGTTGTGGTGCCCTTTTCATTGAGGATGAAGAATCTCCAATTACAATAACCATAGATGACACCAAACCTGATGGATCTTTCCCTGCCATTATGGG tttcatTCTTACCAGAAAGGCTGTTAGACTGGCATATCTCAGTAAGGAAGAGAG gaagaagaaaatctgtgagGCATACGCCAAGGCAATGGGGATGGAAGAGGCTTTACAT CCCGTGCATTATGAAGAAAAGAACTGGAGCATGGAAGAATATTCAGGGGGTTGTTACACAGCCTACTTCCCACCAGGCATAATGTATACTTATGGAAG GATCATTCGCCAGCCCATTGACAGGATCTACTTTGCTGGCACAGAGACAGCCACCCAGTGGAGTGGATACATGGAGGGGGCCGTACAGGCAGGAGAGAGAGCAGCTAGAGAG atattATGCAAGATGGGGAGGATTTCAGAGAATGAAATTTGGATGCCTGAGCCAGAGTCAAAG GATGTCCCAGCCCGACCGTTTACTACTAGCTTTTGGGAAAGAAACTTGCCATCTGCATCGGGACTGCTGTGTCTGGTTGGATCTACTGCTTTTTTcacctctgtggctgctgcagggctgtttGCCTATAAAAAGGGACTATTAATTCGGAACTAG